The genomic segment CTAGATTTCTAGTTAGATTTCATAATTAGATTTAATTAGATTTAATTAGATTTAATTAGATTTAATTAGATTTAATTAGATTCAACCAACCCGAGAAGGAACTCCTACATGCCGTATTCTGCTTCCTGGCTTTTTACCTATACACTCATCATAGCCATGCTAACGAGTGGTAACACACTGGCCGATGCTGGGCCTAAGGTTGGAGCGCGTGTTTGGACCAAGCTAACCGCCGACCTACAAGCAGAAAAGGTAGAACCCAGCTTTGATGTCTATCGAGGTTTTTTAACCGCAGACTTTGTAGCCGACGAGCAATGGTCGGCGCACATCATCATCGATGCTCAAACCACAAAAGCTGCCCTCGGTGCCATTAATACAGGCAGCGGGGTATCACTCTTTCAAGCGATGGTTCGCGGCAAATCGCTTATCCTAAAAGACGACGTCTTATTGGTGGGGCTTTCTCCCGGTCATTATCTAGTGCCGCTCTATAAAAAGCTCAAGACTCGCCACTTGGGCAAGACCCTCAGCCACCACCAGGGTAACTTTGGTGCTCGTCAACTTGGAGTAAGCTATCTTCTTAATTTCTCAGGCGTCCGAATGGGCCTCCATGCCCATGAAGCTGACAGAACCCACGGTAAAAAGAGTGACCATAATCTTGGTGTCTCCACCACAATTGGGTACGACTTCACCGAACACATAGGTGTGATGGCATCTCATTCATTTGCCCAAGGGGATGATTCTACCTCCGCAAGCCAACATGCCACCGCCTTGGCTCTGTACACTTCGAATCCGGACTATCGCGTAGCATTGGAGCTAAGTTTCAAGAAAATCAATGATTTAGATGCAACGCCCTTCGGATATGGAATGACTGCTAACATCAAGATTTGGGAGAAACTCAGACTTTTTACACGCGTGTTCACGGGGAACCAAGCCTATCAAACAGATGTGGGCGGCTTGTTGGTTTGGTCCGTAGGTCCAACTCTTAACATCACAAAGGGTGTTTCCATTGGTGCTGTCTTCGATAGTACAGAGGCGCTAGAAGGTGCAGACCCCACCCGTACAGTGTCTTTAGTGCTCACCGCCAACCTATGATGAATCACAAAATCTGTGAAATGATTAAGCAGGAATGTGTGCATGCAAAACCGAAGTGGGTTCACCAGCAACCCGCAGAAGGGTTGCGATAACAACCACTCGAACTCTCTACTCGAAAAACCCACCCAAAACCCACCCCAATTAATCCAAGCGCAAACCCACCGGCAAAGATTCACCAAGCATCCGCGACGCATCTTTATTCGAAAGATTGGTGGGGCGCAGAACCATCTCGGGCCAGCTCTTCGCGGTTTTCGCCTCTGTGAGCCGAGCGGCCAATTGCTCCCGTAGATTCGAATCTAAATCGCGATTGGCATCCCCGGTCATGCGGCTGATTAACGTGGCGGCAAAGGCTGCACCTTGGGCCTTGTTCCAGTCGAGTTCGAGTAAGCCTTTGAGCCAGTGGCTGGCCACGGTAGGGTCCACCACCGTATGCTCACCACCATACGCGGGAGACCGGCTGCCAAGACGGCCTAAGGATAACCACGTGCTGAACTTCTTGGGATTTTTTAAGAAAGTTTCTCCGATTGAAACCTTTTGAGCGGGAGAAAGCTTCTCCAATGCAGCCAGCATCTGCATCATCTCCACTTGTCCTGTAAGTCGGTTTCCTTTTTTGGGACTGGTCTCCGGTAAAAGCCAGAGGTGGGTGTCTGAATAAATTGTTTCCGTTTTAGCCAGGTCTAGGCCCGGTGCCACGCGGCGCCAAAGAATCCACCACTCTCCAAAATTGGCCTTGGAGGGAAACTTAACTCCCGTGCTGTAGATAGCCCAGAGGTCCTGGAGCCGGTCGCTATCGCCTAAAATGCCCAGCCCGGGGCGTAAGCCCCAACCGATAAGCCGCAGCCACTGGACCTCGTGTCCAGCACTCTGACCGCGTAACGTTTGGTGTTTCATGCAGACATCAAAAATGGCGCGGCAAGTATGGCCCGACCATTCTCCTCGGGGCCCGAGAATCCCTTCCAGCTCATTTCGAAGTCCCTTGACCTTCGCGGGATCTTGCTCTTTTCCAAACATGTCGTGGATCAGACGCCGGGCCTTGTGGAAGTTACCGGGAAGCACGGATTGAGATCCAGCTTGAGAAGCATTGGACCCTTGGGCTTTGCTCTCCGTTTTTTTATCGTCCTGGTTCTCACCCCTAAGAGCGAATTGGAGTCGCCATCGCCTTGGGGGAAGCTCCATGGTTCGCAAATTGAGCTTGAGAGCACCACTCTCATCAAGTTCAGATCCTAGAGTGACAGGAATGGTGCCATCTTGGCTTTGGTGCAGAGTCCCGGCCTTATCCCGAAGGACGGTTTGGATGGGCGCCATGGGTTCCAGCTCATCATCAACATCAACCACTGCGCCTGCAGGATCCACGCGGCTACCGGTGTACACATAGAGAGGGAAGCTCACCTCCCGGTTCAGTACCAGGTTCAACACCCGGCTGGTCACTTCCAGAGTGGTGTTTTCTTCCATGCCCCGAGGCGCGACACAGAAAGCTTGCATCCGTTCGTTCTCGCCTTGCACGCCTACGTAGTAGGCCCGAGCCGCCCCTCCAGCAATCAGTTGACCGAGCCCGCGGCGAGCTAAGCCAAAGTGCACCGCTCCGCAAGCGACCGCCGTAGACAGTGAGGTATGTTCGAGAAACGTAACGGGCTCACCCCCAAACCAATGGCTGAACACCTCCGACAAGCGTTGCACCAAAGCCGGGGAATGAAAGACGCCACCGTTTAAAAGGACCAGATCGGGGCGGGGCAGGCCATCTTGAATTTGGGCGCCCACCTCTTGGGCACCTTCGATGTGCCGACGCAAGAAAGCACACACGTGCCGCGGGATGGCGGGATCTGTGGCGTAGGGTAAGCCGAGAGTGGTTAGGCCGGCACGTTTGTTTTTCTGGGGCACATCGGCCGGTCCTGTTTTGGGAATAAACCCATCGAGCAAAAGTTCGTTCACTTCAGCTTTGGTCAGCGGGATGCTTTGGGTGCCTGCGATGAGCCTAGAGCCTCGCTTCTGGAGCGAAACAACCATTTCTTCTGGAGCGTCGGGGCCCAATAATTTCTCTTTGGCCAATCGCACCGACTGCAGCAACGCAGACCACTCACTTGGGTCTAGGTTGGTGCGGTTGGCTTTAGCGATAACATGGTGGGCCAAGGCCGCATCCATATTGTCGCCGCCTAAGAGAAGATGTCCCCCTACAGCGATACGCTCAAGCTCTTGGGTGTCGTTTTCTCCTTCGACTACTTTGAGCAGTGTGAGGTCGGTGGTGCCGCCGCCCACATCCACCACCAGCACCAACTTGGCCGCTGCCAATTGCTCGCGGATGCCGTCTCCTTGGGAGCCGAGGAAATCGTAGAAAGCAGCTTGCGGCTCTTCAATAAGCCGTACGTTTTTGCCGTAGCCCGCCTCCTGGGCGGCATCGAGAGTGAGTTCCCGGGCAGCTTCATCAAAGGAAGCCGGTACCGTGATGGTGACCTCTTGCTGAGCCAAGGGTGCGCCGGGGTGTGCGGCATTCCAAATGGACTTCAGGTGGGCCAAATACTGCACCGAGGCCCCGTAGGGAGAAATCTGGGGTTCGTTCTCAGGCGCATTCCATGGCAGCACGGGCGCGCGGCGGTTGATGCCTCCGTGGCAGATCCAACTCTTGGCTGAAGCCACCAAGCGGTGCGGCACCTTGGCGCCGAGGCGACCGGCCAATTCACCCACCACATGGTCTGCTGTGCCCCATGGTAACTGGGTGGCGCCTTCGGGCAGTTCGCCATCGGTTGGCAAATAGAGCAGTGAGGGCAAAAGAGGTTGGGCCGCCACTTCACCGGGAGCGACCAATTGAGGTAAGTCGTAGAGTTTCACCGCCGCGCGGCCAACGGGGCTAGCCGCCAGAGCGCAATGGGTGGTTCCCAAATCGATACCCACGATAAATTGCGGCTTGGTCATAGTCGTTACTCCACTCGGACGTCAAAGCTCAGCTTCCATCGGCGCTCGGAGTCCACATCGACCGCTGAGATCTCAAGGGTTCCTACTTCGCTTACTCGGGCGTGAAGCCGAACGTGCACAACCGATCCTTCTTCGCCGTCCAGGGTGGTTTCAATGGGGGCCACTTCGGCCAGCTGGGCGGGGTCGACCACTGCACCCACTGGGTCTTGTTGGCGTTCTGAAGAGCCAAAGAATCTGAATGATACGGGCTCGCCCACATAGAGGCCGAAGGGATCGCTGAGATTCACCTCGGTACCTTCTTCCATCCCAAAGGGAGCGATGCAGAGGGCATCGAGTTTGGGAGCAACGCCCGGCACTGCCATTTGGTTGCGCTCCACTCCGATATAATAAGAGCGCGCAGTGCCGCCCTTGATACGCAAGCCACCTTGTTGGCGGGCTTGGGCGTAGAATGCAGCGCCTCGGCTAACAGCCAAATCGGGATCTCCACCGGCCAAGACCTTAGGCCCCGTGGCTCCGTCGGCTACGGCCCAGGTTTCAAGCACCTTGAGGATGCGGTTGCGAATGACCGGGGACCGGGTGACACCGCCGTTGAATAAAATCGTGGTGGGGTAGGTCATGCCGCCGGTACTTTGCGACCGGGCCAAAAAGGCCGCGAGATGGCGTGTGACCGCGGCGTCGCTGGCGTAGGGCAATCCCAAGGTGGTTAGACCCATCCGCCGGGGGATTTGGGGCCGGGCACTGGCAGCCACATCGGGAAAGAAACCTTCCAAGAACGTTGCTTCCAACTCAGGCCGGGTGAGTTCGGTACGAATGGTGCCGCCCATAAGCCGGCTTCCTCGGCTGGCAATGGCCAGGGGATAAGTATCCCGGCTCTCATCGGCGAGTAGGCTTTCTTTGGCTGCGCGACAACCGTGCACCAATCCACGCATCTGCCAATCGTCCAGCCGTTTACCCTTTTGCTCAAGCTTGGCCGACACGCTGTAGGCAAGCGCGAGATCCATATTGTCTCCGCCTAGGAGAATGTGGTCACCCACGGCGACCCGTTCGAGCTGCAACACGCCTTCTTCTTCTTGCACGGAGATAAGGGAGAAATCGGTGGTGCCACCCCCGATATCGCAAACCAGGATGGTGTCGCCCACAGAGAGTTCGTCGCGCCAGGTATCGCCTTTGTCGGCGAGCCACGCGTAGAGCGCTGCTTGGGGTTCTTCCAAGAGGCGAAGATTGTCCTTAAGCCCAATTTGAGACGCGGCCTCTACCGTGAGTTCCCGTGCCGCTGCATCAAAAGAAGCGGGCACGGTGAGTACCACATCTTGTTGGCTTAGAGGGCTCTCAGGGTGGGCTGCATCCCAGGCTGCCCCGAGGTGGCCCAGATATTGGGCGGAAGCTTCGAGAGGGGAAATCTTAGGAATCCCTTCGGGAGCTTGCCATGGCAACACTTTAGCCCGGCGGTCGATGCCGCTGTAGGAGAGCCAACTCTTGGCCGAAGAAATGAGCCGGTCCGGTGTGGCTGCACCTTGCTTGCGCGCGTAGGTTCCCACCACTTGCTCGTTGGTTTCTCGCCATGGCAGCGCGAAGGCGCCGGGAGCCCGTTCGGCTTCGGCGCTCATGTAGAGGAACGACGGCAGAAGATTTTCCGCCATGGTTTCCCCAGGGGCCACGGTTTGGGGAATGGCCAGAGGTTTAGGAGAGTCGGTTTTGTTAGCCATGGGCACGCTTGCCAGGGCAGAGTTGGTGGTGCCAAGGTCGATGCCCAGGGCAAAGGTAGCGTCGGTCATGGTGGACCTCCTCTTAGAGTTCGATTTCGGCCGGAGCTAGAATGCGCGGATCGTGTTCGGCGGAGAGAGTGGGGAGCTGGAGGTCTTTTACCTGCCAGCCGTGGTGGGCCAATCGTCCTTTAAAAGGAGGGGAGCCAACCACATTGCCGGTGAGGCGTAGGCGATGGGCGTCGAAACCTTCGGCCAATTCAATGGGCGCTCCCTCTTCTTCGGGGCGCACCGGTTCAAACACAACGTGACTTTTAAGCCCACGCTTACAGCCTTCGTGTACCACACGAGCCGCAGCTCCGACTTCTTCATCGGAGAAGGAAGTCACATCTTCTTGGAGGAAGTCGATGAGTCGTCCTTCCCGCTGGAGGATACCCAATACTTGAAGGCCCGTGGTGTCTTGGGCTTTGGGGGGTTCGGGTTCTTCCACTGGCTCTGATTCGATGACCGAAGCGCCGGTGTTTTGATGTTCGGGAGTTTCAGCGGGCTCCGGAGCGGCGGTGGTGCCATTGAGGAGTCCGTGAATATTGGTTCCGAGAGCCGAATCAAAAATGACCCGCAGGGGCAGGGTCAAAGCCAGCCAAAGTCGTCCGAAAAATCCAAGTTTTGTTTGAGCCATAAGGTCTCACTCCCGTTTATTCTTAAGCGTTCTCGGGGCTCTTAGTGCCATGGTAGGAGACAAGAGAGCAATGGAATTTCAACAGATCCACCGATTAGATCAGCAGATTGTGCCCGAATGTGTTGAAGAATGCGGAAACTTCATCCTTCAGGCCTAGAACCTGCCTAAGTCAAGGGCGGCGACGTTTAGAAAAAGTTCTAACTGAAGGTTTGGAACATCTTCATACCAAAAACATCCCCGGGAGTCAGACCCGGACGCTCTCCCACAAGCCCATTACTGAAATAGTCAGCGCAGCCGAGCGATTCGTCGAAGGGCCAAGGCACCACACCCGTGGTATCACCTTCCTCTAAACGTAGGAGTCTTGCTGGGTTCCAACCATAGCCTCTAAAATCAAAGCCTGCTTCAACTGAATCGTCACCCGCCGTCCAGGCTTTCCAGAGCCCATGGTCCAAGTTGATTGGCTGCTTCTCTCCACACGGCATCGAGTCCAAAATCTATTGCCATAACATCGAAACCCCCTACCGGTTCCTCAACATCGGAAGTATCAGCCGCCTTCGTCACTTTCGTCATTTTCGTCACTTCTCAAGTAAAACCGTTCATTCGGGTCTGCTTAGGGAAACCGGCGCACCTTATAATTTCAATTACATCAGGTAGTTATATGATCCCTGTCTTCATACGTGCCTTTGGCATGCCGGTTGCTCCTATGTGTGCATAGAAAACGCTACGGCACGGAGAACCCCAAAATGAAAACACGATTAAACCGACAACTATTAAGCGTAAGCCTGGTTGGGATCGCCCTTGTCTTAGGAGTTTCTATCAAAGAAGCTCGAGCGATGAGTTCGACCACGCTTAACATCCCTACATCTTACAGTACGCAAAACCGAACCGAACTGGAGTTGGATCATGCAGAGCAACAATTGATGGGACAGGTTACTATTGCGGGCAAGCTTTTAAGGGAAAGCGCGGTAGGAGAAGCGCTCTTATTGGAGCCAAACTTAAACGTCGAACTGGAGGTTCGAAATGCGACAGGCATCTTGCTTTTGCGGGATACTCTTGCTTTGACAAACGGGCGTTTCGAGCAACTTTTGAATGTTCCTGAACCGGACCGCATTTCAATTCTCGTTTCTTTTGCGGGTATCACCACCACGGAAGATGGTACT from the Deltaproteobacteria bacterium genome contains:
- a CDS encoding Hsp70 family protein yields the protein MTDATFALGIDLGTTNSALASVPMANKTDSPKPLAIPQTVAPGETMAENLLPSFLYMSAEAERAPGAFALPWRETNEQVVGTYARKQGAATPDRLISSAKSWLSYSGIDRRAKVLPWQAPEGIPKISPLEASAQYLGHLGAAWDAAHPESPLSQQDVVLTVPASFDAAARELTVEAASQIGLKDNLRLLEEPQAALYAWLADKGDTWRDELSVGDTILVCDIGGGTTDFSLISVQEEEGVLQLERVAVGDHILLGGDNMDLALAYSVSAKLEQKGKRLDDWQMRGLVHGCRAAKESLLADESRDTYPLAIASRGSRLMGGTIRTELTRPELEATFLEGFFPDVAASARPQIPRRMGLTTLGLPYASDAAVTRHLAAFLARSQSTGGMTYPTTILFNGGVTRSPVIRNRILKVLETWAVADGATGPKVLAGGDPDLAVSRGAAFYAQARQQGGLRIKGGTARSYYIGVERNQMAVPGVAPKLDALCIAPFGMEEGTEVNLSDPFGLYVGEPVSFRFFGSSERQQDPVGAVVDPAQLAEVAPIETTLDGEEGSVVHVRLHARVSEVGTLEISAVDVDSERRWKLSFDVRVE
- a CDS encoding Hsp70 family protein, whose amino-acid sequence is MTKPQFIVGIDLGTTHCALAASPVGRAAVKLYDLPQLVAPGEVAAQPLLPSLLYLPTDGELPEGATQLPWGTADHVVGELAGRLGAKVPHRLVASAKSWICHGGINRRAPVLPWNAPENEPQISPYGASVQYLAHLKSIWNAAHPGAPLAQQEVTITVPASFDEAARELTLDAAQEAGYGKNVRLIEEPQAAFYDFLGSQGDGIREQLAAAKLVLVVDVGGGTTDLTLLKVVEGENDTQELERIAVGGHLLLGGDNMDAALAHHVIAKANRTNLDPSEWSALLQSVRLAKEKLLGPDAPEEMVVSLQKRGSRLIAGTQSIPLTKAEVNELLLDGFIPKTGPADVPQKNKRAGLTTLGLPYATDPAIPRHVCAFLRRHIEGAQEVGAQIQDGLPRPDLVLLNGGVFHSPALVQRLSEVFSHWFGGEPVTFLEHTSLSTAVACGAVHFGLARRGLGQLIAGGAARAYYVGVQGENERMQAFCVAPRGMEENTTLEVTSRVLNLVLNREVSFPLYVYTGSRVDPAGAVVDVDDELEPMAPIQTVLRDKAGTLHQSQDGTIPVTLGSELDESGALKLNLRTMELPPRRWRLQFALRGENQDDKKTESKAQGSNASQAGSQSVLPGNFHKARRLIHDMFGKEQDPAKVKGLRNELEGILGPRGEWSGHTCRAIFDVCMKHQTLRGQSAGHEVQWLRLIGWGLRPGLGILGDSDRLQDLWAIYSTGVKFPSKANFGEWWILWRRVAPGLDLAKTETIYSDTHLWLLPETSPKKGNRLTGQVEMMQMLAALEKLSPAQKVSIGETFLKNPKKFSTWLSLGRLGSRSPAYGGEHTVVDPTVASHWLKGLLELDWNKAQGAAFAATLISRMTGDANRDLDSNLREQLAARLTEAKTAKSWPEMVLRPTNLSNKDASRMLGESLPVGLRLD
- a CDS encoding DUF2760 domain-containing protein, encoding MAQTKLGFFGRLWLALTLPLRVIFDSALGTNIHGLLNGTTAAPEPAETPEHQNTGASVIESEPVEEPEPPKAQDTTGLQVLGILQREGRLIDFLQEDVTSFSDEEVGAAARVVHEGCKRGLKSHVVFEPVRPEEEGAPIELAEGFDAHRLRLTGNVVGSPPFKGRLAHHGWQVKDLQLPTLSAEHDPRILAPAEIEL